The genomic window GAGCTGCCATGCTTGGTCATTCGATCACAGTGATGGAGAAGCAACCCATACAGATTGCATCTCTGGAGCCCCATGCAATTTGGTCATCAGCTATGTGATGTTACCTCAGACCCCAAAAATTAAGGTCAGTGTCCTTAATAAAACTGAagattcagggctggagagatgatggttcAGTAGTTGAAAGCTGCACTGCTCTTGCCTAGGAGCTGAGTGCAGTTCCTAATACCCAcagctcccaaccatctgcaactccacttcccagggatctaacaccctcttctgacctccaggcatGTATACGGTACACATAAATacaagcacacgcacacataaaataaaataaatctaacaacaacaacagctaaTCTGAAGATTTCCTCTCCCTAGGTGCCATCCATAAACTCAGTTGTCCTCCCTCACACTGCCTTGGCCTCTGTTCAACCAAGGACAAGTTGCAGTTTAACAATTCATTAGAATGATCTGCAGCACTGAAAGAAGCAATATGTTCACTGTAAGGGATATACAATCTGGCCTTTATCCCATAGTATCAGGACATGTGACCCTGCGGTGCACCATCGTCCTCCTAAGCCAGGAAGCTCTGTTGAGTTTCAGTATAGGAATTTTTTTCCTCCAATATTGGAGCTTAAAACCTAGAGCTTTGCTCATGCCAAGTAACTACTTTACTACCATTGGCTATATCGCCTATGCCTTGTTaggttttttcattttgattcttgttttgtcttgttttgttttgagacaggattttgtgtgtgtgtgtgtgtgtgtgtgtgtgtgtgtgtgtgtgtgtgaagctcttactgtcctggaactaggtCTGTttcagagtggccttgaactcacacagatctgtctgcctctgcctccagaatgctgaaattaaaggcatgtaccaccactgcccagccttttttttttttttccaaagaaagaCAGAGTCTACATAACCCTGGCTGGTTTCGAACTCAAAATGATTCACCTCCtcggctgggattaaaggcagatggcaccacacccagctgtttTCATTATTCCTTCATTGCTGATCCTATGTATGCCATTTTATAAACTTCCTGACCATTCATCTTTGATTTGGAGTGTACAGTTCATGGAACCCAACCTCAAATACTTGAGCCCAGGATTGATCCAAGAAAGCATATTCTGTGATTGGATAAGGAATTAATAATCTATTTCTGCCATCAATGGATCAGTGGTATAAAGTAAAACAGAGCTGTCACAAGGAACTGGTCAAGTCACTGAAACTTTCTGCAGTGTACTAAAGAACAGACCATGGGACAGATCTCATGGGAAAGATCCTGTGATGTTCAGAAAAGGAAGTACAAAGTTCTAAACAGTGACGACAAGAACTTAAGAGGAGTGATTACCctaaaatgtattcattatatttttattttattttttgagacagggactcgtGTATCTTAGGCTGGCCTTCATCCTGCTAGTCAAGGAAGACATTGAACTCTTGGATTTCCTGCCCCCACATCTGgtgtactgagattacaggcaaatGCTAGCATGCCTTGTTACTCTACAATTTGTAGTATGCCCAAGGCCGCCAGCTTCTCAAatacaaaatgaaaccaaaaaacaaataaacaaacaaaaaaacagaacagaaaagaccAGAGAATCTTCTGAGCAGCTATGGGAAGGCAGAGCAAACTGAGGACTAAGTATCAGAACTCAAGCATAGTGGGAGAAGGCCAAGTGAGAACTTGGAAAGAGATAAAGCACTCCCCTTAAGTCATGATGGAAAAACTGAGGGAATAACTGAAGCTCTAGTGTCATGTACCTTTAGTTGACTTTACAAGTCATAATTTTGTTAGGCATACAACCGGGCTATGCTAGCAGCCTCCCACCAGCCTGGCTAGAGATAACTGAAAAGTATTATGCTGACAGCTGCCTGGTTTACTTTTTAGGATCTTGGTTCAGTTTTAACTCTTGAGGCTTGCTCACCTATCTAGTGGGTAAGCTCTTTTATGTCAGGAAGCCAACATCAAACCATCAGACAATGCTAACACCAGCATTTTGAGAAGATGTATCCAAAAGTGAGCCATGATCCTACATAGACAGAAATTGATTTCTTCATATCCAAACATTCTCAGGTGCCTACATCACCTGCTTCTTACTTGTTAACCATCCCTAAACTCTATCCTTAAGAGGCAAATCTGAGCCTTAGACCTCTGTTCTCCATATATAtgggcacttgggaggccagaggcaagaggatcatgagttcagagccagcctgggcaatgtaGTAAAACCCTGTATATAAAAAGGGCAAGGCACTGgagaattttttaataaaaaaattaaaaggtatttGAGTTGTCTGTAAAATActcatacacctaaaataaataaatagctgggcagtggtggctcacacccttaatgccagcactcaggaggcagaggcaggcaaatctcagagtttgaggccaaactgatctataaagcaagttccagaacagctagacctaaatagagaaactctgtctcaaaaaaaaaaaaaaaaaaaaaaaaaaaagagtagataGATTAATTGattgaatacacttggcccatagggagttgCACTGTTGGAAAgtgtagccctgttggaggaagtgtgtcactgggagcgggggtggggggtggggggtgggggggtgagctttaagaccctcctcctagctccttggaagacagtcttttcctgtttgcctttggaataaGATGGGATATAGACCTCTCAGcccctccagtgccatgccttcTTGGATACtgtcatgctttctgccatgatgccatgatgataatggattgaacctcagaACCTATGAGCTAGCCCTAATCAAATGTTGTCGCTTGTAAGAGTccccttgatcatggtgtctcttctcagcaataacTAAAACTAAGAtgctaaaaccctaactaagacaggcaggcaggcaggcaggcgatagatagatagatagatagatagatagatagatagatagatagatagatagatagataggaaaaaaaaccaaaatgactcCCTCTGCCCCCAAAAGTACTCTTAGTACTAGACACCTAGAGTCTTCATTAGAAGAGAACAACTAAAGATAGATTGTTGGGAATGAAGACAGGCAAAGAGATTTCTATTCCTGATTTCTGATTTCCGGTCCTTTGTATTCTACTGTTAGGGAAATAGCTTCATTAGAGGTCATCCATTCAAAAGGTACATGGTGCTCTAAAGGGTAGTATGCCATTTTTGTAAGGTGTTCCCTCCAGCTGGTGCCTCTAAAGTGGCTCTTGGAACTACAATATGTGATATCACAATAGTCCttaagtttgtgtgtttgttcctAATGTAATAGAATAAGTCTGATGTGGACTGGCTGATGTAATGGGATAATATATGGCTTTTTAGCATCTTCTGTATAATGGATGCCTTCTAATAGGTACACTATGCCCACTTCTCTATGTTTTTTAATAAACCTGTTGTGGGCCTGTGGATGCCATATTGATAATTGGAAATCAACCATAATGGAAACAAACTTTGCTTTCCTatgtgttatggtttgtatatgcttggcccagggagtggcactattagaaggtgtggccctcttggagtaggtgtggccttgttggagtaggtgtgtcactgtgggtgtgggttttaagaccctcatcctagctgcctggaagccagtattctgctagcagccttcagatgaagatgtagaactctcagttcctcctgtactATGCCTGACTGGATGCTGTTGTggtcctgccttgatgataatggactaaacctctgaacctataagccagccccaattaaatgctgtccttattaagagttgccttggtcatggtatctgttcacagcagtaaaaccctaactaagacaccatgttcccacttctctgtttctatttGCACATTGCATTGCTCCATGAATTGTTTTGAAAGATACATATTTCTCTTTTGCTGTTGGTATGGCTATGATCTAGAATCCACACTGTGGTTCTCCTATTGGAGTTTGTCATAAAACCtacacatcattttttttctcactcaatACCCTTATACTATAGGGTCTTCTGGGTCATGTGGTATGAGGGGCCAACTTAAAGCTTTGGACCTCCTTCTATGCCATCTCTACATGAGCTGAAATACTATTCTAAGAATATACTGTCTCTGGGCCTGAAGAAGCTGTCTTAGTGACCTCTGCATTCCTGTGATGAGAGCTGCAAGACAGGTAACTTCTCCACTTTGCAAATACCCCAGTTTGCCTCAGGTCCCTGGAGTCTAACAAACTATTCGTATGATGAACTCCAGGGTCTCTTATGGTGTGTTTCCCTCAATGGTACATATGGACCACTAAACTTTCCAACCTCCTAGGCACACATTCTTTCAGGAGCTTTAGTTATATGGGATGCTTACAcacagcttctcttctctctctacattttCACACTTTGCAGATATTTTCCTCTTGGGGAAATCCCAGGAAGAGCTCACCATTTCAGCATCCCAATACTAGCCTGATATCATTGGTCCACATTTATCCCCTGAGTGGGATTTATAGGCACTGTGCCGTCTTGccttttgatttttgttcttgTGAGTTAGCACGTCCGCAGGTGACTGCCATTGACTTTCTTCCCTCTTGAGTCCCAGGATACACTTGGCAAAGAACAGTGTCTGCCCTCTGAACACCTGCAATTCTACTCAATAGTTTTTATAGAGCTCAGGACATATGCATACAATTTTATcaattatatacataaacatttcATAATCGTTAACAAAGGAAAGCTAATtagtatatgagtatatgtatcaACTCatatagtttttagtttttttatttttagaaagttgggtttttttaaacatttacttatCGTATGTGATGGGCACATGCATCGTGGAACAAATGTAGAGGTCGGAGAACAACTtttgagagtcagttttctcctttcattatTTATGTTCTTGGGATTGAACatgggtcttcaggcttggtagtCATCGTCTTTACAGACTTAACCAATTTGGTACTAACTTGGGGGTCACAGTCTGTCTCCCAAGATGTCAGATTCTGCTACCCACCCAAGCCAGCAGACAAATTAATagtaagaagcagaaagatgagaTTTATTCAAAATGGCCACATTGAAAGCAGAACAAAGAGACTCCGTAGCCCACTCCACCACCCACCATTCTATTATTAGGATCCTGAATTGAAGTTAAAGTTTAAGTAGAAGGCCAGATATACAACTAAGCAATCCGGTCATATAGTAGTCACCCATCACCAACTCATCATTGTGTGACATTTTTCTAGAGACTTCTGGCTGAAGCCTTTTTCATCTTCCAGTATAGGATTTCCTgagaaatttccatttctttagaATGGGAGAGACAAGTGTATCTTCagaatgtcttcatttcttccaAGCCTGTTCCAAGCTTCTCAAATTATGTAGTGCTAGGGAGTGAACCCAGGACCCTTGCATGCTAGGAAAGTGCTCTATCACATCCCTTCATCCCTAGCCTTCACATGGCTttgagagtttgtttgtttgtttgggtttttttgttttttgttttgttttcgttggGAGAGTGGTAAGGGGTTAACATTAGAGCTCTACTGTCCTAGAGAGAACAtaatatcttttgttttgttttgtttaaataattgtttgggggtttttgagacaggattagaCTCATGCTGGCACTagacttgtgatcctcctgcctcagcttctcatgtACTAGGATttcagacatgcaccaccacatgcaTTATATTAGAGAATTTAATTTGCCAACATACTCAGTGAGTAAATCCTGTCACCTGTTCTCATGCTACTAATCACCGTCCTTTCATCTGGACCTGAACATCCCTCACATCTCTTGTAGAACAGGTTTGGTGGTGATGCTTTTATTTGTCTGAGAACATCctatcagttctgtatttctcaGGGGTGGCTTCCTTGGGCTAAGTATCCTTGGCTGGCAGTTTCTTCCAGCACTCTGCTGAGAAACTCACAGCCAATCTTATTGGAGACAGGGCTTGCTTGCCCTTGTGTATCACTAGACTGGTTGCTTATGTTACTTTCAAAATTCTGTCTTCCATTTTTGTCTGCTTGgtttttggatgttttgggttggttttttttttgttgttgttgtttgttttgttttgttttgttttgttttgttttgttttgtttgagaaggggtttctctgtgtagccctggctatgccAGAACTCGCTCcagtagaccaagctgtcctcaaactcagagatctgcctgcttctgcctcctgagtgctggaattaaagatgtatacTATAATGGctcaactcatttttttcttcttaactaGAAAATTTCAAGTAAGCTGACTTCCATCCAGttcacaaatttttttttcttgattatgGTGTTGACATGACTTACTGCATTTTCATTTGGGCTCCAAGAATTCCCATTCAGTTATTTCAGATTCTGATCCCCTTGTTATGCTTGTTCATGTCaaatgttgttttctttattttgaactACAGCTTtaccttctttcttgtctttctgttgCTATAGGATCCAGCCCAGAATATCATGCAAGCACACAAATCCACAGCTCTCTTTTTAAAGGgaataagagatagtttattctggagtcaTCTTGAGTGATAATGACTCAAATGTCCAGATACAGTTttccccaaattccatgttccaatgtgGAAGTGGTTTCATGAAATTTGATAGCTTtacagaacaaaaccaaccatAAACCAAggcaatttaaaatacatttgcgGGCACATTAGAGAGGCAGCAAGATGGGGAAAGCTTTCTATAGGCCCAAGATGGTGTCTGacgacattcttagcttttgctTTGGTGGAAGCTAGTGGTTTGCTTTAATGGATTAAaaagctttttggttttgtttgggttttttgttcatttgttttgtttttgagactgtatagccctggcctcCACAGAACTGCAGTTCTAACCAATTAGGCTGTACAGACCCAGCTTCCTTCAGAAGTTCTCATTCATATACACTCTACCCAGACCTGTAACTATAAGTCACCATTTTATTTTGTGGATTACTGAACTCCTGGAACCCAATTAATTTTCATTCCTTGTCAGGTGATCCATAGGTGGCCATTTCCCTGAATCAGATTCTAGAACATCACAGTTCCTTTAACAGctttcttccccaccccacccccccatgaGACATggggttagagagagagagagagcgcgcagaGGGCCCCATGCCCTCTGCAGGTGGACGCCTTAcggctgcgccaccgccggttcaCTCTTTAACAGCTTTCTTTATAACAGCTTTCTTTACAAGTGTTCCTCAAAGTCATATACTGTCCCTTTTCCACTTGAAGTAGTCAGCTATTGTGGTCTTGTTATAGAACTCGAAAGTAACAACTTGTGCCCCAAGACAGGTCTGGCCACCTGTCCTCAACAAGCCAATGTAAAAagccaaattaaaaatgaagagaaaaaaaaaggggggggatgcatgtagactaggatggccttCAATTGGCacagttcctcctgcctctgcctcccaagtgctggaattaaaggtgtgtaccaccattcccaGCCACATATTTTCTGTAGATACACCCACTCTACATATCTTGCCACTTCCCAGGATACACCTGCTCTACAACCTCTTACCACCTTCTAGGTGGTGGATATatggaaattttctttctttttttttgaccCTTCAGAGTGAGATCATGGGTTAATAGCTTCACTTTGGTTTTTCCTAAAGCAGTTTTCTGAAATCATCTACTTAGAGGCTTCTTGGACTTTTTTTATACAGAGAATTTTCATGTAACACCGGGTATATAGGTGTATAAAGTAAACACATACAGCGAGCATTTACTGATTATAAATACTcaaggaatatattttaaaataatttccgaGCATGCatgtaattttatcatttatcaaagatgaaagcaaatttacatactaatgaagtgtgtatgtttatttatttttacataaagaattaaatagcCGGGCATAGTgttacatgtctttaatcacaacatttggtaggcagaggcagccagatctgtatgagtctgaggccaacctggtctatataacacgttttaggacagccagaggtTCATAGATGCAGGAAGCTCACAAGGTTGTACTCCTAGCTGGGGAACTATTGGCAGTTTACAGATACTAGGCATTAggaaagtaatttttctttggGAGGGTGGTACACTGCTCATGCCCCAGAGGATGGCCCTACACTTATTTACATCCCCCAAAAGTTTATGTGTTTGAACTACTATCCCCAGCAAGACTGCCATATAAGGGCTCCAAACCCTTCTGAAACAGCACTACAGCAAGGGATAAGTGTTCAGACATATGAGCCTATTGGAGATGATCCACAGTCAAACCACAGCACACATCCATGTAATTAATATGCAAATTTGATTTCCATACCAGGTATCTTAGTTAGAGCTatcattactgtgataaaacaccatgaccaaattaacatggggagcagggaggaaagggtttatttggcttacacttccatatcactgttcatcaaagaAAGTTAGGACATGAACTCAAACAGagaaggaacttggaggcaggaactgatacagaggccatggaggggagCTGCTTTCTGGCTTTCTCCCCATGGCATATTTacctcctttcttatagaacctagaacCATAATCCTAGGGATAACCGCATCTACATCAGTCAATGAGctaggtcctcccacatcaatcactaattaaaatttaacaaatgctctacaggcttgcctacagcccaatctggaggcactttctcaattggGGTTCTATTCTCTCAACTGGCTGTAGCCTATGTCAGATTGACAGTACACTAGTTATCACACCAGGTCCATGAGATGACCCAGTAGATAGAGGTACTTACTGCCAAGACTAGTGATTTTGGCTTGGTCCTtaaaatccacatggtagaaagaaagaagtgcccttcaagttgtcttttgaccttcaCACGTGCTCTgtggcatgtgtatgcatatatacacatatacactcaataaaaatgtcataaatatatttaaaaatgtcagtTGGGCATTGgttacacacacctttaattctggtattctagaggcagagataggtggatctctgagtttgagactatcctggtctacagagcgagttccaggacagctggggctacacagaaaaaccctgtctcaactcccCTATGTCTTTAAAATGCATCTAtacaaaataattgttttaaagtaaatttctttatatttccagcaaatgttttattttgtatctgtatgtgtatacacacacacacacacacacacacacacacacactgaggcaaGGGCtgaggttgtagctcagtggtagagtatttgcatGTATAAAGGGGGTTTGATCATCAGCACCTGAAACAAATTTCAAGTGAAAAGGGGTTGCaagtgaaaaatatttaagaactcCTGACCCCAGTTCAAGAAGCAGATCTGTTGAGATTGTCAACAACTGCAGGTCTTAGATGTGGGAGGGGGCACATCAGCAAGTTAGGGATCCTGTAGGTGAGTTAGTCTGAAATGCCACTATAAGTGTAGGACATACAAATGTGTAAACCAACTccactttctcctctgtcttcagaTAAAACTCCAATGTAATGACTCCGCAAGTGTGTCAGTGCTTCCGGACAACATCCCTCCAGTGGGCAGAAGGACCCCTTGGGCTGCAGCCCGGAAGGGTCTGGGTAGGAAATGCACCTGATCTGAGCacctgatttttctcttttcttttttcttttccctcctctccactcctcctttccttccttcccttcccttccctccctccctccctccctcccttccttccttccttccttccttccttccttccttcctttcttattctttctttgtcaGATTCAAAGACCCACCAGCCCTATGCAAAAACTCAAGAGCAATCTGAAAAAGCTGCCACTGAGCagtgaaacaaataaaattaacaattatGCTACATTGATATACCATCATCCACTATGCTTATATCTGACAGTTTGGAAGCAAAGAAAACATAGTTGCTGTCTTTAGCAGGTTCAAGGAGACCATATCCTCTGAacagttctgttttcttctacatTCCCAGGCACTAGATGGTTGGAAAAGATGCCAACTGTTGTTGAAGGATCTTCTAAAGCTGTTCCAGTTAACAGAGATGAAAGGATGGATCTGTTCAGCATTGTGGAGGTCCTAGCAGATCAATGGATGAGCTTCTGACAGCATCAACAACAATTAGGCCTTCTCTGCTATCTAAATGAATGTCAGACATTAGAAGACACCACAAGAGTGCAGATGCCAAAACTCAGGCTAAGGGAATGTTCTTGAGAAACAACcacttttcttcagaaaagaatgggagaagagggaggattCCGTGGGTTAAAACAACCTAAACACTTACCACCGTCAGCCTCACTGACTGCTTATCTATTAGAAATCTAGCCAAATAAGCCGTGAGATAACTGGGGAATTAGAACAATGATCAGACATATCCTCATATCAGGAAtcacttaattttaaatatatgataaatggactggagagatggtccaatggctaagagcacttgctgctcttgtagtgGATtggggtttggttcctagcacatACACAGTGGATTACAGCTGACTGTACCTCCAATTTCAGGGGATTAAACATCAtgggcattgcatgcatgtagtgcacatacataccacacaggcaaaacattcatacccCCCAAATTAGCAACATGTTAAATGCTATTGAACTTTTCACATATTCCAATGAACAGCAATGTTTTTAAGAAAGCAGTAGCATCTGAGTTACAGTCTGGATGGTTCTCCCTTTTACAAAGTGGAGTAAGTCAGACAGAGTCATTAAAGAATCCACACGCAAGTATCCTAAGCCTGAATAATAACACCACCAAAAAGTTATGTAGAGGATAAATAATGAGAGGCCTGTCTTCGAATGAAAGCCTCAGTGATAAAAATCACAGTAACACAATCAACATGGTATCGGTATCGGGGCAGACAAATCAGTGGAACTGAACAGTGAATCCAAAAATAGATCTCAGCATATATCATAATTTAATATGTGACAAAGGCAGTATTTCAATTCTGTGGGAAAGAATGGCTTATTTAATAAACAGTGCTGGTGTAACTGGCTATTCATCTAGAACAAAATGAACTTGGGTCTCAATTTCACAAGTCTCAAAACAGATTCTAAATGGATTAAAAACTTAAGTGTAAGCAGTAAGCCTTAGAGAAACATTCAGGTAGCTACATTCAAATGTGGGTGACAGAGAAAACGTTCTAAAAACTGAAACCAGGAACTTGGGAAATGGGAAATGTGTGGTAACAAAACTCAAAACCTTTAAACAGCAAAAGATGCCAAGACAAGTCATGTCAAAACTTGAGTAAAGCATGTGAAACACAGATAACACATGAGGGGTAAATATTTCTCACACACAGCAAACTCAGAGAAATTGATAAAGGAAAGATAAAACATTCCATTTTTTAAGGGGCAAAAGGCATCAGGGAATTCACAGAATAAGTGCAAGTAACTAATAATCATGTCAAAGGTTTTTAAACTCACCAGCATTTGGGTATTGGAAATTAGGATGATAATGAGTATCTAGTCAGATGTGTAGGCATACACCTATCATTCcacactcagaaggtagaggcaggagaaacaaggctagccttagctacatagtgaatttgaggtcatCCTGAGCTTCATGAGACCCAGCCtaaaaaacaccaaataaaatacCCCCACTAAATATTAGGCATTACTTTACACCCATGAGATTAAAAACATTCAAAAGACTATTACTATTGCAGTGTTTGTGAAACTGTGAACTGTTATTGTCTTTGGAGAGAAAATAGTCTTAAAGACATCTATTAAAGAATCCACGCAACCTTTGCCCCAGTGATTCAACCCCTGGGCATGTAGAAATAATTAACAACAAGCCAATACGGAAGGATTTATGCAAAATGGTAGTagcaaaaaattaaaagcaaagtgAACGCATACCTATGAGGGAAGAGTTTAATAAATCTCTCTTTTTGCTGAATTTACAAATATGCTGAATAGTGTCTCTGCTTCATAAAATAGTAGGCTTAGACTTCCAAGGAAGAATTGGAACTCTTTGTGAACTAGGATTCTCACAAGCTTGGAAGTGAGAAGGGCAAGCCGCTGGAGTCTTATGGCTCCTGGAGACAGACTGATATACactggtgtgtgcgtgtgcctgtgcatgtgcgtgtgcatgtgcgtgtgcgtgtgcgtgtgcgtgtgcgtgtgcgtgtgcgtgtgcgtgtgtgtgtgtgtttatgtttgtaagCAGACTTCTATCTTTTTAAGATGGCATGAGATTAAGAACATTGTAAGGCATGGACTGCATGGGGTTAACAATGGCTCTGCCACTCTGGGGTAAGATCTGGGGAGATGCTGAAAGGAGGGAGGTGAACAAAGATACCGATCTAAAGTTTCTAAGAACgtcattcagatttaaaaaaaaaaaaaatctagtgttAGAGGTGCAGgtgtggctcacacctttaaccccagcattcatgAGGCATGGGAAGGTTGATCTTGACTCACCCTGGTgtacagaaggagttccaggacagtcagggctacactgtgaaaccatgtctcaaacaagacaaaacaaaacaacaaaaacctattgTGATATGCTATTAATGCATCTTCATCTTACTGAGCTTATTATGTGcctttcttgtttctgtgacCAAAGTCAAGACAAGAAGCAACTAAAGAAGGAAGGGTTTGCTTTGACACTTGTTAGGGGAGGGAGGCATTATGGCAGGGAAACCATGGTGGGAGAAGCAGCTTTCAGTTGTGATGACAGGATCTCTTAAAGCTGCTAGCTCACACCTATGTGTAACACaaagcagagaggagacagaaagtggAGTAGACAATAAAGTTCAAGTCCACCAGTCCTCTCCCAGAGAGATGCTTCCTCCAGTTAGGTTCTACTTCTCAAATGTCCCACAACGTCTACAAATAGTACCACTAGTtggagaccaaatattcaaacacccATTCTTATGCGAGAAACTTTGCATCCAGACCACAATCATATGTTTAaacattgtatatgtgtgtgtgcatgtatgcatatgtgtatatttcatgtacatatacatacaataatataCACTATATTAGAACAAGATGGAATTAAATATACCCAAGTATTTGAGAATGTGATTGATaaactattaaaaattt from Arvicanthis niloticus isolate mArvNil1 chromosome 7, mArvNil1.pat.X, whole genome shotgun sequence includes these protein-coding regions:
- the LOC117712814 gene encoding uncharacterized protein LOC117712814; translated protein: MRPVSEKERNISHSCHAWSFDHSDGEATHTDCISGAPCNLVISYVMLPQTPKIKIKLQCNDSASVSVLPDNIPPVGRRTPWAAARKGLGTRWLEKMPTVVEGSSKAVPVNRDERMDLFSIVEVLADQWMSF